Genomic DNA from Candidatus Methylomirabilota bacterium:
ACTGGCGCTCGTAGTACGCGCGGAACTCGCCCGACTTGATCGGCCGCCACCAGGCCTCGTGGCTCCGGTACCACTCCACGGTGGCGGCCAGCGCGGAGGGGAAGCCGTGCGCCGGCTTCCATCCCAGCGCGCGGACCTTGGCGCTGTCCAGCGCGTAGCGGCGGTCGTGGCCCGGCCGATCGGCTACCGCCTTGATGAGCGTCTCCGGCTTGCCGGTCAGGCGCAGGATCTGCCGCGTGAGCACCACGTTCTCGATCTCGTTGCCGCCGCCGATGTTGTAGATCTCGCCGTCCTTGCCCTTGCGGAGCACGACGTCGATGGCGGCACAGTTGTCGAGCACGTAGAGCCAGTCGCGCACGTTCTTGCCGTCGCCGTAGAGCGGCAGGGGGACGTCGTCGATGGCGTTGGTCACGAAGAGGGGGATCACCTTCTCGGGGTACTGGAACGGCCCGAAGTTGTTGCTGCTGCGCGTGACGATGACGGGCAGCCGGTGCGTGATCCAGTAGGCGCGGGCGAGGAGATCCGCCGCCGCCTTCGACGCCGAGTACGGGTTGGACGGGTTGAGGGGATCCAGCTCCCGGGACGCGCCGCGCGCGATGCTCCCG
This window encodes:
- the rfbB gene encoding dTDP-glucose 4,6-dehydratase, whose amino-acid sequence is MKILVTGGAGFIGSNFVRHVLAAHPDDAVVTLDKLTYAGNPANLKDVEADPRHRFVKGDICDAGLVGDLMAEVDAVVHFAAETHVDRSNSGADEFLRTNVTGTFTLLEAARARRLGRFIAVGTDEVYGSIARGASRELDPLNPSNPYSASKAAADLLARAYWITHRLPVIVTRSSNNFGPFQYPEKVIPLFVTNAIDDVPLPLYGDGKNVRDWLYVLDNCAAIDVVLRKGKDGEIYNIGGGNEIENVVLTRQILRLTGKPETLIKAVADRPGHDRRYALDSAKVRALGWKPAHGFPSALAATVEWYRSHEAWWRPIKSGEFRAYYERQYSAR